A window of [Clostridium] innocuum genomic DNA:
AACATCTTGGCAAAATGGGTTTAACTCAGCTTCATTCATCGTTTCTAAACCACAATAGAATCCACTATAGGCGTAAGCCGCATGTGGTCCATTTAGCGTGAATAGTTTCATTAATTTAAGTCTATGTACATCATCTGATTCACAAATTCCTGAAATATTTGAAATATCATTATAAGCTAGTTTTTCAATGATAGAGTCTGTTACAGCAAGACTTTGTACTTCCAATGCACTATTTGATTGAGCAAAAGTCGAACGAATAATAATTGCATCTTTAACTTCAACATAAGTATCAAACTCTTTATTCTCAAACTCATTCAAGTAATTCTTAATCCCCTCGGTAATAGATAAAATCAAATTTGTTTTATTAGTAAAAACAAGTATACTTAATCTCTTCTTCTGTGTAAGTTTATCCTTTGCAACTTTTCCAAGCAAAGGATAAAGCATGTAAATATCTTGTGGATAGGTATCAATCGCTATAACATTTGCCTCGCTTAATGGTTTGCTAATATCATCATTTACATCATATACGCCATAACCAGAATACTTTTTTTTATAAGTTTGATAAGGAGTGTGCATATCAACAGTAAATTCACTATTTTTTAAATTATCGATAACTTTTTTATCTATATCGTAAAAATCAACATTCCATCCAGCATTTAGAAATTCAGCTCCTAAAAAACCTTTTCCTAAACGCCCTGCACCTAAAATAGCAATTCTATTCTTCCTGCTCATCAAGACATACCCCTTCAATTCCAGCTTCATTAACTTTAATCGCAATTTCATTCAAATCTTTTGTGACTTCTCGCATTGTGATAGCTTGCAAAAGCATTGGTAAATTCATACCAGATATAATTCTATAATCTTTAACCTCATTTGTAAGAAGATTTATTAGCAATTGATTATAAGGACTTCCATGTTTTAAATCACAGAAGAATAGAATAGAACTATCCTTATTCTTATTCAGATATGAATTTAGCTTTTTAGAGAATTTGTCAATCCCTTCTTCATCTAAACAAATGGCTTCTATTTCAATTGCATTTTGAACTATAAACATACAAGAATTTACAAGTTCTCTAGCAAACATCCCGTGTGATAATAACAGTATTTTCATCTTATACATTCTCCATTCTGATTATCAAATAATTCCAATAGCTGCTAAAACAAACACTGCTATAATCAGTATTAGAATCATTTTAACAACAGAAACATTCTTTTTAGCCATCAATTGCCAACATCCTAAAACAAGCAATAGTGGTAATAGTTTAGGAAAAATTCCATCTAATAATCCCTGTAAAGAAACTTGATCATTACCGCTAGGATATGTAACAAGTAAATTAATTCCTACATAACTTGCGGCAATACCACCCATAATTGTTGTACCTAATAACAAAAATGAATCTCTGATTTTATTAGATGCTTCTCCTATCAAAGTTTGTATTGAATCTAATCCAAGTCTGTAGCCACTATAAAACAACACTTTTGATATCAATATTACAACTAAATTATATACTATTATATAGAAGACAGCTCCAAGAATAGATCCTCCAGTTGATAATGTAATTGCAATAGATAATAATAATGGAACAATTAATCCTGGATTAAGTGCATCTCCGATTCCGGCCATCGGTCCCATTAAAGATGTTTTTGTAGATTGTATAAGCTCATCGTCAACATCTTTCCCTAATGCTTTTGCTTCTTCCATAGCAGTAACAATTCCATAAATCACACTACCAAAAATATTTTCTGTATTGAAGAATTTATAATGTTTTAACAACTCTTCACATTTTTTATCATTATCATAGTATTTATCAAATAGTGGTTCCAATCCCCAAAGAAAGTTTGGACCTGACAATGCATCAAATGATCCAGCTACGCCATATGCGTTATAGAATCTGCGCCAAATAGTATCAATTTCTTTTTTTGTCAACGGCTCCGTCGTTTTTGTAATTCTATCTTTTTTTTGTTCAACCATTATAATACCTCCTCTTCTTCTACCGTAAGTGTGTTATTTGTATAAGTTGTTCCCTTATCACTACCTATATAATATAAATATGCTATTCCAGCTGCGATAAATGTTAATCCGATGATATTTATATTCATAAATACAACCAAGGTGAATCCAACAAGGAAAAAGATAATAAAGAACTTGTTATGAATCGTTGTTGTTAATAACGCTGCAATACCAACTGCTGGAAGGATTCCGCCTAATGCATTCATTCCATTTGATACAAACTGAGGTAACATCTCCATAAAATCTCCAATATATTGTGCCCCAAAATAAATTGCGATAAAAGACGGGATAAAGCGTAGTGCGAAATATATTGTTTGATTATATAGCCAGAATTTTTTTACAAAGCTTTTATAGTCATGATCAGCTAATGCCTTTGTATAAATTCCTTTAATCATACTTCCCACCGCAGCTTGTGCAGTAAAGGTAAATGACCCCAATACACCGATTCCAGATGCAATGGCAATTGTTGCGCCTGCATCCAACTTTCCTAAGATACCTATTGCGATAACAGGATAAGCCATAAATGAGACATCCAAACCAACAGCTCCTCCTGGCGTTACAACTGCTAAATAAACGAGCTGTACCCCAATTCCTAATTCGACACCAGCTTTTATATCTCCTAAAATAATTCCACATATAGTACCACCAATTAACGGTCTACCTAACGTATACCATCCTAAAGAATTACCTGATAACGGACGTTTTAAATTGCCAAGCAACGGGAATGCATTTCCACTAACTGCACAAAGTAATGAAATTATAATACATTGAATTACAAACATTGTGTTTCCTCCTTTTATAAATTAATAGTTATTAAACTTTTTCTTAAAACTCTTCCAACTTGATGGAACTTTAGATACCATCGTCATGATTTCAAATTCATAACCTAAATCATCTAATCGATTGTATGTTCTAATTTCTTCTGGTAATAAAAAGAAGCCATTATTAATTGCAATTGAATTTTCTTTTTTACTACAACAGCTTACAGTAATTGGTTCCTTTACAACCCATCCTAATTCATACAGACGTTCATAATCAGTTACATTTTTAGTTATAATATAATACTTTTTTCCTGACTTCTGTGCTTCTTCCAGTTTTTTTGATGCTTTAGTTACATCAAAAACATGCAATTTTACAGTACTAGGCAGTACACTTTGATAAATAGCTTTCATTTGCTCATTTTTAGCTATTTCATCATTCACAATGATGATACCATCACAAGGGTAATTGGGTAACAGTTTAATCATCGTCTGCCCATGAACTAATCGATCGTCAATTCTATACAAAGTAATCATAATATTTCCTCCTTAATTACACCGGCGCTTCATGTACTTGTACGATATCATCATATACGCTTTTTAATGTTCTGTATGAATTTACAATTTTTTTTAACATAAAATTAATAAAACATCCTTATTTCTTACACTATCTTCAAAATCCTATATATCTGTTAGCTACTTTTTGACACTATCCTTTAAGTTTGATAAAATTTATTTAATATTTGTTTAGTGTGAAAAAAAACTATTTAAGTGTCGAAAATAGAAAAAATATATATTAAAAAGAACTTCTACAGTTAAATACGCATTCCAGTTATGGATACGAAATAATATATGTTACAATAAAATCAGGAGATGATATTATGATTGAAAATACAAAAAAAGAGATTTATTCCTATGTAAAGAGCATCAGTAATCGCATAACAATAGATAATATCACTTTATTTTCCACTGCTAATATCGCCAATGAATTAAAGCTTAGCAGAAACTTAGTCAGTCAATATTTAAACCAGCTTCATAAGGAATATAAATTGATCAAGATTAATACACGTCCAGTGTATTTCCTAGATTTTGAAACACTGACAATGAAATACCAATTAGTTGACTTAAAATGGGAATATTTAAGTATTGAAGAGATATTTAATGTATTAAATAATGCAAAAGAAAAATATGCGGACTTCAATAAAGCCATAGGAAAAGATAATAGCCTCTCTTATTGTATTGAACAAGCAATCACAGCTGTAACCTATCCTTCTAATGGGTTGCCTATTCTCATTTTTGGTGAAAGTGGTAGTGGCAAAACTTTCATTAGTTCCTTAATTAGTGAATACGCATTAAATAATAAAATCATCCAAAAAGGAGAAGACATTATTTATGTCAATTGCATGCGATATCAAAACAACTCTATTAATTTTATTAAATTAATAAATAAGATTATTGAACAAGAAAAAAAACGGAAACTGATTATCACATTTGATGATATACATTTATTGGAAACTGAGGCTATTGAAAAAATTTTAGCTATCCTTGAGGGTAAAAGTTCTGCTTTTCATACAACAGCAATTTCTCATCAATACATACTGACTTGTTCAACTAGACTAGATGAGAATATTCGCCAGAAATTAACAGCAAGAATTCCTATCATTCTAAATTTACCATCTCTTGATGAACGTTTATTAAACGAGAAAAAAAATTTTATTCAATACTTCTTCACTGAAGAGGAGAAAAAAATTAAATATAAAATTTCAATAAGCAATCATGTATTGAACTTATTAATAAACTTTAACTTCATAGATAATATCAATGGCTTAAGAAATGCTATTCAACTCAGTGTCGCTAATGCCTACGTTAAAATGAATCCCAATTCGTCTACAGAAATGAATGTTTTTGTTCACAACTTGCCTGATCTTCTAATTTCAAGCCGGACGATAGATACAATTAAAGATGAAGAAACAAACATGATTCGTATAAATAAAGATTTTAATACTACTCAAACCAATGAGACACTTAACTTTTTTAATACAATGCTTGAAACTTATATTGCATTCTCTGAAAACACTTTAAGTTTTAATGGTTTTATATCTCAATGTTTCCGTAAAATAAGTGATTACTATGAATATTTAATGTTTGATAATAAATATTCAAATTCAAGAATAAAGGCTATCGAAAATGTGACTAACACAATCGTTAATGAAATTGAGGATACCTATCACTTATACTTTCCAGCAACATTTCAGCATGCATTAGCATCTTCAATCTTTACAAGGTTACAAATGCATTCCAAATTTATGTCATTTGAAGAACAAAATGCTAAATTAATTGAATCATTTTATCAAACTGTCTGTGAAACCTTATCTAAAGAAGCCATCATCGCCGATGAAATTACAAATTTAACTTTCTTGAAATTAGATTTTAAGATGAGTAATCTTGAGAAAATTATCATTACCTTAAGTATTCATGTATATAATCACAATATTCATAATACAGAAACACTTGGAATTATCATTGCACACGGTTATCTCAGCGCTTCCTCAATTGCTGATACTACAAATAGCTTATTAGGCTATCACCTATTTGAATCCTGCGATATGCCTCTAACGATGCAAATGCCAGAAGTAGCTGAAAAGGTAAAAAAATTGATGAATGTAAAACGAAATGTGAGAAATCTTGTTCTTATGGTAGATATGGGATCTTTAGAACACTTAGGTGAAAATCTCGATTCTCTTTATAATATAAATATTGGTATTGTAAATAATATATCAACTGGATTAGCCATAAATATTGGTCAAAAAATTCTTGCTAATGTTTCGCTAGAACATATTATGAAAGAGTCTTGTAATGAACATTTAATAAATTACAAAATTATCATAAATACTAAGCGAGATAAAGCTGTCTTATTTACAAGCGAAAACGGGAATATAATTAACGAAAGACTTGTTGATCTCTTTAAGAAAAGTCTACCAAGAAAAACTGGTATTCATATTATTCCATACGATTACAAAACCTTACTTGATGAAGGCGATAAAAGCTTTATATTTAACAGTCACGAAATTCTATTCATATGTGGTACCTTAAACCCAAATGTTACTTCTGTACCCTTCATAGGTTTAGATTCCTTCTTAAATACAAGTGAGCTATCAAAAATCGCTTCCATCTTATATTCGTATATGAATAAAACAGAGCTTATTCAATTTCAAGAGAATCTTTTATTAAATTTCTCAATGCAGAATGTAGTCGGCTATCTTACAATCCTGGATGCACAAAATGTAATAAAAACAGTAAATACAGCATTGGCTGTTCTTCAAAAGAAGTTACATATAAAAATGGATTTTAGCACCTCTATAGGATTAATTATTCATATAAGTTGTATGATAGAAAGATTAGTTACTCACACTGCTGTAGAAGCAGAGATTGATTTTAAGGATATTAATGACAATCAAAAACATTATTTATCCATCATCCTAGAATCGCTAAAAAGTATAAGTTATACATATGGTGTTAAAATTCCTATGAATGAAGCTCTTTATATTTATGATTACATAAATGAATTTCTTAACGATTCCGATATAGCTGTATAAGAAAAAGCCTCTTAAAAAAGGAATATTCCCTTATCAAATTATATGATACTTATTATCAGTAATATTATATTCACTATCTTTTCAACATATTATAAAGCAAGAAGAAGCAGGCACCACTTGACTATTAGGAATATATAAAACTGGATAGGGATAAATCAACCTTTAAAAGTCATAGGGATTTTTACTTTTAGAAAGTGATAACCTTTAAACACTTTTAGGATGAATTTCTCTATCTTTTTTGTTACAGTATTTTTAGAAAGATTGGACGTTAAAAAAAGATAGAAAACCACTAACCGACCAAAGTTCTGTGATTTCTATCCGTCCTCTAAGACAATATTATGATACTGAAAATTACCAACGACTTCAACATGATT
This region includes:
- a CDS encoding PTS system mannose/fructose/sorbose family transporter subunit IID, yielding MVEQKKDRITKTTEPLTKKEIDTIWRRFYNAYGVAGSFDALSGPNFLWGLEPLFDKYYDNDKKCEELLKHYKFFNTENIFGSVIYGIVTAMEEAKALGKDVDDELIQSTKTSLMGPMAGIGDALNPGLIVPLLLSIAITLSTGGSILGAVFYIIVYNLVVILISKVLFYSGYRLGLDSIQTLIGEASNKIRDSFLLLGTTIMGGIAASYVGINLLVTYPSGNDQVSLQGLLDGIFPKLLPLLLVLGCWQLMAKKNVSVVKMILILIIAVFVLAAIGII
- a CDS encoding PTS sugar transporter subunit IIC, which produces MFVIQCIIISLLCAVSGNAFPLLGNLKRPLSGNSLGWYTLGRPLIGGTICGIILGDIKAGVELGIGVQLVYLAVVTPGGAVGLDVSFMAYPVIAIGILGKLDAGATIAIASGIGVLGSFTFTAQAAVGSMIKGIYTKALADHDYKSFVKKFWLYNQTIYFALRFIPSFIAIYFGAQYIGDFMEMLPQFVSNGMNALGGILPAVGIAALLTTTIHNKFFIIFFLVGFTLVVFMNINIIGLTFIAAGIAYLYYIGSDKGTTYTNNTLTVEEEEVL
- a CDS encoding PTS sugar transporter subunit IIB gives rise to the protein MITLYRIDDRLVHGQTMIKLLPNYPCDGIIIVNDEIAKNEQMKAIYQSVLPSTVKLHVFDVTKASKKLEEAQKSGKKYYIITKNVTDYERLYELGWVVKEPITVSCCSKKENSIAINNGFFLLPEEIRTYNRLDDLGYEFEIMTMVSKVPSSWKSFKKKFNNY
- a CDS encoding PRD domain-containing protein: MIENTKKEIYSYVKSISNRITIDNITLFSTANIANELKLSRNLVSQYLNQLHKEYKLIKINTRPVYFLDFETLTMKYQLVDLKWEYLSIEEIFNVLNNAKEKYADFNKAIGKDNSLSYCIEQAITAVTYPSNGLPILIFGESGSGKTFISSLISEYALNNKIIQKGEDIIYVNCMRYQNNSINFIKLINKIIEQEKKRKLIITFDDIHLLETEAIEKILAILEGKSSAFHTTAISHQYILTCSTRLDENIRQKLTARIPIILNLPSLDERLLNEKKNFIQYFFTEEEKKIKYKISISNHVLNLLINFNFIDNINGLRNAIQLSVANAYVKMNPNSSTEMNVFVHNLPDLLISSRTIDTIKDEETNMIRINKDFNTTQTNETLNFFNTMLETYIAFSENTLSFNGFISQCFRKISDYYEYLMFDNKYSNSRIKAIENVTNTIVNEIEDTYHLYFPATFQHALASSIFTRLQMHSKFMSFEEQNAKLIESFYQTVCETLSKEAIIADEITNLTFLKLDFKMSNLEKIIITLSIHVYNHNIHNTETLGIIIAHGYLSASSIADTTNSLLGYHLFESCDMPLTMQMPEVAEKVKKLMNVKRNVRNLVLMVDMGSLEHLGENLDSLYNINIGIVNNISTGLAINIGQKILANVSLEHIMKESCNEHLINYKIIINTKRDKAVLFTSENGNIINERLVDLFKKSLPRKTGIHIIPYDYKTLLDEGDKSFIFNSHEILFICGTLNPNVTSVPFIGLDSFLNTSELSKIASILYSYMNKTELIQFQENLLLNFSMQNVVGYLTILDAQNVIKTVNTALAVLQKKLHIKMDFSTSIGLIIHISCMIERLVTHTAVEAEIDFKDINDNQKHYLSIILESLKSISYTYGVKIPMNEALYIYDYINEFLNDSDIAV